The following are from one region of the Bos mutus isolate GX-2022 chromosome 18, NWIPB_WYAK_1.1, whole genome shotgun sequence genome:
- the CEBPA gene encoding CCAAT/enhancer-binding protein alpha — protein sequence MESADFYEAEPRPPMSSHLQSPPHAPSSAAFGFPRGAGPSQPPAPPAVPEPLGGICEHETSIDISAYIDPAAFNDEFLADLFQHSRQQEKAKAAAAPAGGGNDFDYPGAPVGPGGAVMPGGTHGPPPGYGCAAAGYLDSRLEPLYERVGAPALRPLVIKQEPREEDEAKQLALAGLFPYQPPPPPPPPHSHPPPAHLAAPHLQFQIAHCGQTTMHLQPGHPTPPPTPVPSPHPAPALGAAGLPGPGGALKGLAAAHPDLRAGGGGGGKAKKSVDKNSNEYRVRRERNNIAVRKSRDKAKQRNVETQQKVLELTSDNDRLRKRVEQLSRELDTLRGIFRQLPESSLVKAMGNCA from the coding sequence ATGGAGTCGGCCGACTTCTACGAGGCGGAGCCGCGGCCCCCGATGAGCAGCCACCTCCAGAGCCCCCCACACGCGCCCAGCAGCGCCGCTTTCGGCTTTCCCCGGGGCGCGGGCCCCTCgcagccccccgccccacctgccGTCCCGGAGCCTCTGGGCGGCATCTGCGAACACGAGACGTCCATCGACATCAGCGCCTACATCGACCCGGCCGCCTTCAACGACGAGTTCCTGGCCGACCTGTTCCAACACAGCCGGCAGCAGGAGAAGGCCAAGGCGGCCGCGGCCCCCGCAGGAGGCGGCAACGACTTTGACTACCCGGGCGCCCCCGTGGGCCCCGGCGGCGCCGTCATGCCCGGGGGGACGCACGGTCCCCCTCCTGGCTACGGCTGCGCGGCAGCCGGCTACCTGGACAGCAGGCTGGAGCCTCTGTACGAGCGGGTCGGGGCGCCGGCGCTGCGGCCGCTGGTGATCAAGCAGGAGCCGCGCGAGGAGGACGAAGCGAAGCAGCTGGCGCTGGCCGGCCTCTTTCCCtaccagccgccgccgccgccgccgccgccgcactCGCACCCGCCGCCCGCTCACCTGGCCGCCCCGCACCTGCAGTTCCAGATCGCACACTGCGGCCAGACCACCATGCACCTGCAGCCCGGCCACCCCACGCCGCCGCCCACGCCCGTGCCCAGCCCGCACCCAGCGCCCGCGCTCGGCGCCGCTGGCCTGCCAGGCCCCGGCGGCGCGCTCAAGGGGCTGGCCGCCGCGCACCCCGACCTCCgtgcgggcggcggcggcggcggcaaaGCCAAGAAGTCCGTGGACAAGAACAGCAACGAGTACCGGGTGCGGCGCGAGCGCAACAACATCGCGGTGCGCAAGAGCCGGGACAAGGCCAAGCAGCGCAACGTGGAGACGCAGCAGAAGGTGCTGGAGCTGACCAGTGACAATGACCGCCTGCGCAAGCGGGTGGAACAACTGAGCCGCGAACTGGACACGCTGCGGGGCATCTTCCGTCAGCTGCCCGAGAGCTCCCTGGTCAAGGCCATGGGCAACTGCGCGTGA